A window of Micromonospora sp. WMMC415 genomic DNA:
GCCGAGCCGCTCCAAGCGGCCGGGCCGGCTCTTCCAGTGAGCCCGTCAGAGCAGCCGCGTGACGCCCTCGGCTGTGACCAGGGCGTCCCGGCGGGCCGCATCGAGATTGGCGCAGAGCACCACCGAGGCGCCGGCTGACAGCGGGGCGAGCAGCCACTTCAGCGGCTGCTCGTGCTCGGCCACGTCCACCAGCAGCCGGTCGCCGGCCCGCAGGTCGAGTTGGTCGGCCACCGCCTCCGCGATCGCACCCCACTCCCCGTAGCTGGTGCCGTCCGCGCTGGCCGGATCCGACGCTCGGATCGTCGCGTGGTCGGGCGGGGCGTCCGGGTGCCGCAGCACCTCGACGGACCAGTCGAGCCAGCCGGCGGGCACCTCGGCCAACGGTCCGGGACCCACCACGTACCGGTGCAGACCCTCCGGTACGTCCTCCAGCCAGTCGTCGAGCCGTTCCGGCGTGACGAAGAC
This region includes:
- a CDS encoding TIGR03089 family protein; the protein is MARVDATMPDASTGTVGAIREPALLTWLDGATGERVDLTAPELGRWAARSAGLLRDGCGLAPGSRVAVLLPPHWRTAAVLLGAWAVGMAVSFRPRATAGLPVLEPGADRPYDAVFVTPERLDDWLEDVPEGLHRYVVGPGPLAEVPAGWLDWSVEVLRHPDAPPDHATIRASDPASADGTSYGEWGAIAEAVADQLDLRAGDRLLVDVAEHEQPLKWLLAPLSAGASVVLCANLDAARRDALVTAEGVTRLL